In Humulus lupulus chromosome 7, drHumLupu1.1, whole genome shotgun sequence, the following are encoded in one genomic region:
- the LOC133792139 gene encoding importin subunit alpha-4-like, whose translation MWVLSGCYVGDHGLAAVGQSCKQLGDLILRFCEALTDADLVELALGCGNSLKALGIAACAKITDVSLEAVGVHCKCLETLSLDSEFILVLLYCLLLAWRKAVRIDFISSSMAVSQFFLSLQAIAPCLDLFSFTFISEFNCLFCGKFICLDLAIIEANIIHPLVHLLQHSEFDIKKEAAWAISNATSGGFHEQIQFLVSQGCIGPLCDLLNCLDTRIVTVCLEGLENLLKVGEAEKEMGLSGGVNIYGQAIDECEGLDKIENLQNHDNHEIYEKAVKILERYWAEEEDEEQNIQDNRDGIQQGFPFGANQPTLPPGGFKFG comes from the exons ATGTGGGTCTTATCT GGTTGCTATGTTGGAGATCATGGTCTAGCTGCTGTTGGACAATCTTGTAAGCAGCTTGGGGATTTAATTTTGCGATTTTGTGAGGCCTTAACAGATGCAGATTTAGTTGAATTAGCTCTTGGTTGTGGGAATTCATTGAAAGCTCTTGGTATTGCTGCTTGTGCTAAGATAACTGATGTCTCACTGGAAGCAGTGGGTGTACATTGCAAGTGTCTTGAGACCCTTTCTTTAGATTCTGAGTTCATACTCGTTTTGTTGTATTGTTTGCTCTTGGCATGGAGAAAGGCAGTCAGAAT AGATTTCATCTCCTCATCCATGGCTGTAAGCCAATTTTTTCTGTCCTTACAAGCAATAGCACCTTGCTTAGATTTGTTCTCATTCACTTTCATTTCTGAatttaactgtttgttttgtgGAAAATTCATATGCTTAGATTTG GCTATAATTGAGGCCAATATCATTCACCCGCTTGTACATCTTCTCCAACATTCAGAGTTCGATATAAAAAAGGAGGCTGCATGGGCCATCTCTAATGCCACTTCCGGTGGCTTTCATGAACAAATCCA ATTTCTTGTTAGCCAAGGTTGCATCGGCCCACTCTGTGATCTCCTAAACTGTCTAGACACAAGGATTGTAACTGTATGCCTTGAGGGTCTGGAAAACCTTCTGAAGGTGGGTGAGGCAGAGAAAGAAATGGGACTAAGTGGAGGAGTCAATATATATGGTCAGGCAATTGATGAATGTGAAGGATTGGATAAAATCGAGAATCTTCAGAACCACGACAACCATGAGATTTATGAGAAGGCTGTGAAGATCTTGGAGAGATATTGggcagaagaagaagatgaggagcAAAACATCCAGGATAACAGGGATGGAATTCAACAAGGTTTTCcttttggagcaaaccagcctaCCCTACCCCCTGGTGGCTTCAAATTTGGGTAA